CATAACCTAATACTTCGGAAGCCTGTTTAAAGGTTTCTTCCACCAACGGAAATTGGGCAGCTAACTCCGCCAACATTCCGACAGCTTGCGATCCTTGTCCTGGAAAGACCATTGCAAATTTTTTCATCATCTCACTCTCTATATTTTATTTCTTCAAACTATTAAAACCGAATTAACGCCGATCCCCAAGTCCAACCACCGCCGAAACCTTCTAATAACAGCAATTGACCACGCTGAATACGCCCATCGCGCACCGCTTCATCCAAAGCCACCGGAATACTTGCCGCACTGGTATTACCATAACGATCTAAAGTAACTACCACACGCGACATATCCATTTCCAATTTTTTCGCAGTACCGGCAATAATCCGTAAATTCGCTTGATGTGGTACCAGCCAATCAATTGCTGATTTATCCAAATGATTGGCAGCAAGGGTTTCTTCTACCACGCTCGCTAATTCACGCACTGCCAGCTTAAAGGTTTCATTACCTTGCATATGAATAAAACCCGATTGCTGATCGCCTTGTTCCACATTTGGTAATGACAAGACATCATGTTGATCCGCACTTGCGTGTAAATGGGTTGAAATAATCCCCTCTTGCTCGGATGCCTGTAAAATCACCGCTCCAGCGCCATCACCAAATAAAATTACAGTACTACGATCGGTTTCATCTAAATGGCGAGAATTCAAATCCGCGCCGATAACCAATGCATTTTTCACTTTACCCGTACGAATAAATTGATCCGCTACACTCAACGCATACACAAATCCGGTACAAGCCGCCGCCAAATCAAAAGAAATCGCATCCTCAATATTCAACAGCCCCTGAATTTGACAAGCCGCGCTCGGATAAGCATGAGAATTTGTGGTGGTCGCCACCAAAATCAAATCGATCGCATTTGCATCAATTTGTGCCGCCTCAAAACATTTTTTAGCCGCTTCAAATCCCATGGTCACAACGGTTTCGTTTTCTTCTGCAATACGACGTTCTTTAATACCGGAACGGGTAACAATCCACTCGTCAGAGGTTTCCACCATCTTCTCTAAATCGGCATTGGTTCTAATTTTTTTCGGAGCATAACTCCCTGTGGCTAATATTCTACTGTACATACTGATCTCGAATTGATGTAAAATAATTAAATTAATATTTTTCTAAACCGGCAAGAATTTTTGCCGGAATTTGTTGACGAACTTGTAAAGCGGCATCCGCAATGGCATAAGCAAAAGCATCCGTATTCGCACCACCATGACTTTTCACCACCACCGCGGTCAAACCGACTAATGAAGCGCCATTATATTGATCCGGATTAATTTGTTTTAAACGTGTGAAGCTGCCTTTTAAAAATAATTTTTTTACCAACCAAGCAAACAGCGGTTTACAAATATGATTGGTTTTCTGCAACGTGGCATTCCCTTTAACTAAAGACACCACGTTTTTCGCTGCCCCTTCAAGGGTTTTCAAGGCAATATTACCAACAAATCCGTCATTTACAATCACATCCGCTTTTCCATTTAATAATAAATCGCCCTCGATAAAACCGATATAATTAAGTGCGGTGTTTTTTTTCAACATTTCTGACGCATCACGAATGGATTTATAACCCTTAATTTCTTCAATACCGATATTTAACAACGCAATACGTGGGTAAACCAAGCCTAATTGATTTTCAGCGAAAATCGATCCCATCAACGCAAATTGATACAAATTTTCTGCACTACAATCAATATTCGCGCCCAAATCCAGCATCACACTGCGCTCACCGGTCATAGTCGGAATCATAGAAATCAACGCTGGACGCTCAATGCCTTTCAGCGGTTGCAATAAAATTTTCGATAATCCCATCAACGCGCCGGTATTGCCACCACTCACACAACCTTGCGCTTCGCCTTTTTGTACAGCTTCAATGGCTAAACGCATAGAACTGCCTTTGCTATGGCGCAAGGCATAAGACAAATCTTGATGATTGGCAATGGTACGGGAACAATGACGCACGGTCAGACGTTCAAGAATAGAAGATGGAAGATTTTCCAGCAATGGGGCGATTTGTTGACTGTCGCCAAACAGCAACAAAGACAGCATTGGATCGTTTTCCAACGCTTTTATCGATGCGGGGATAGTAACACGGGGACCAATGTCCCCGCCCATCACATCTAACGCTAGGGTTAGACGATTCAAGTGATTACCTTATAAGTAACGAATTACTTATTGATCACTTTACGACCACGATAGTAACCATCAGCAGTTACATGGTGACGTAAATGGGTTTCACCGCTTGTTTTATCAACTGATACTGCAGCAGTGGTTAATGCATCGTGAGAACGACGCATATCGCGTCTTGAACGAGATTTTTTATTTTGTTGAACAGCCATTGGCTATACTCCTAAATTTACTTTTTCTTTAAACTAGCTAATACAGCGAACGGGTTCGGTTTTTTTGCCAGCTCTTCCGGCAATTCGCCAAAAACCTGTTCAGCCACGGACACTTCACAGTGTTCAGATGAATGCATCGGTACAAGAGGCAGACTCACAATAAGTTCATCTTCAATCGTACTAATTAAATCTATTTCGCCGAAAGGATTAAATTCAATCGGCTCATAAATTTCTGGTAATTCATCGGCTTGATCCAAATTCGCCACCGGACTGTAACAAAACTCACAGTTCAATGTTTGTACGAAAGTTCCGCCGCAACGCTGACATTCAAGTTCAACATCAACTGTTGCCTGCCCTTTCATGACCACCAATTTTTGTGGATCAACGAAAAACGATAATCTAACCTGTGCATCGCTGAGCACTTCACTGACTGATTCCTTAAGACGAGTAAGCTGATTAATCGAATAATATCCGTCATAATCCAACCTACGCTGTGCATCTTTAACCGGATCGGTCGTTAGGGGTAATTTTACCTTTTGCATAGGGCGTGAATATTACCTTTTGATCGCCAATTAGTCAAAGGAAATTATCATTTTTTCGCTGAAAAGTGATAATTTCACTGCTTTTGAATTTTAATCTAAGGCAGGTAAGGT
This sequence is a window from [Pasteurella] mairii. Protein-coding genes within it:
- the fabH gene encoding 3-oxoacyl-ACP synthase, whose amino-acid sequence is MYSRILATGSYAPKKIRTNADLEKMVETSDEWIVTRSGIKERRIAEENETVVTMGFEAAKKCFEAAQIDANAIDLILVATTTNSHAYPSAACQIQGLLNIEDAISFDLAAACTGFVYALSVADQFIRTGKVKNALVIGADLNSRHLDETDRSTVILFGDGAGAVILQASEQEGIISTHLHASADQHDVLSLPNVEQGDQQSGFIHMQGNETFKLAVRELASVVEETLAANHLDKSAIDWLVPHQANLRIIAGTAKKLEMDMSRVVVTLDRYGNTSAASIPVALDEAVRDGRIQRGQLLLLEGFGGGWTWGSALIRF
- the plsX gene encoding phosphate acyltransferase produces the protein MNRLTLALDVMGGDIGPRVTIPASIKALENDPMLSLLLFGDSQQIAPLLENLPSSILERLTVRHCSRTIANHQDLSYALRHSKGSSMRLAIEAVQKGEAQGCVSGGNTGALMGLSKILLQPLKGIERPALISMIPTMTGERSVMLDLGANIDCSAENLYQFALMGSIFAENQLGLVYPRIALLNIGIEEIKGYKSIRDASEMLKKNTALNYIGFIEGDLLLNGKADVIVNDGFVGNIALKTLEGAAKNVVSLVKGNATLQKTNHICKPLFAWLVKKLFLKGSFTRLKQINPDQYNGASLVGLTAVVVKSHGGANTDAFAYAIADAALQVRQQIPAKILAGLEKY
- the rpmF gene encoding 50S ribosomal protein L32, with product MAVQQNKKSRSRRDMRRSHDALTTAAVSVDKTSGETHLRHHVTADGYYRGRKVINK
- a CDS encoding Uncharacterized ACR, COG1399, with translation MQKVKLPLTTDPVKDAQRRLDYDGYYSINQLTRLKESVSEVLSDAQVRLSFFVDPQKLVVMKGQATVDVELECQRCGGTFVQTLNCEFCYSPVANLDQADELPEIYEPIEFNPFGEIDLISTIEDELIVSLPLVPMHSSEHCEVSVAEQVFGELPEELAKKPNPFAVLASLKKK